GCATGGTCGCTGCTTCGAGCCCACTTCGCGCCGTGATGCGCAAGGCCGCACGGATGAGCTCGCGACGTCGCGCGTCGTGGTCGACGAGTCTCGGCATGATCTCCTGCTTCGCGATGGTGGCACCGGGTTGTTGCGCTGTTCCCGGATATCGGTGCTGTGGACGATGCGGGAACAGGGGGCGGGTGCTGTTGATTTTTTTCTACGGACGTCCGTAGAATAACCGACACATGAACCGGATCACACAGCCGACTCGGGCCGGGCGGATCCCGCCGAGCACGTCCGGTTGCGTGGTTCGAGCGCGACTGAGTTCCTGACGTCGCAGAACCAATTCATCGACCGGGTGAAGTCGTGGCCGTCGGCGCTCGCCTTGCCCGTTTTCCTTGTCAGTTCGGTGAAGGGACACGACATGACAGGTGCATCCGATGCTTCTCTCGCGGAGGCCGACAGAACCGCTTCCGGCTCCGAAGGATTGCGGGGAGCCATCCGTGCGCCGGGCATCGTCTTTCTGGTGATCGCCGCCTCCGCCCCGCTTACGGCGGTCGCGGGCGCCTTGCCGGTCGCGATCGGCTCGGGCAACGGGCCGGGAATTCCGGCGGCCTACCTGGTGGCGACTGCGGTGCTGCTCGTATTCAGCGTCGGTTTCACCGGTATGAGCAGGTATGTCGTCAGCGCAGGAGCTTTCTACGCCTACATCGGCAAGGGGTTGGGCCCCTCCGCGGGGCTGGGGGCAGCGGGTGTGGCCCTGCTGGCCTACTCCGCCATCCAAGCCGCGATTTACGGTCTTGTCGGAGCCACTCTGGCTGATGCCGTGGCAGCATATGGCGGTCCTGCATTGCCGTGGTGGCTCTACAGCGGCGTGCTGGTCGCCGCAGTCGGCGTCCTCGGTTACCGGAGCATCGAACTGGGTGCGAAGGTTCTCGGGGTCATGCTGGTGCTCGAAACCGCGATCATCGCGGTCCTCGACGCAGCGGTCCTGATCCAAGGTGGTGCGCAGGGCATTTCCGTCGTCTCGTTCACCCTGGAGGCCTTTTTCACCGGAGCACCGGGTATCGGCCTCATGTTCGCGGTGGCCTCGTTCATCGGATTCGAGGCCACCGCCATCTACGGTGAGGAGGCGCGCGACCCCAAACGGACGGTTCCGATCGCCACCTACGCGGCGGTGGTGCTGATCGGCGGGCTGTACACGGTGTCGAGCTGGGCCGTGGTTCTGGCCTTCGGGCCCGGACAGGTGGCAGCGGCCGCCACGGCCGATCCCTCCGGACTCGTCCTCACGGCCACCGGGACCTATCTCGGGCCACTTGCCGTGGACCTGATGCAACTGTTGTTGATCACCAGTCTTTTCGCCGCACTGCTCGCCTTCCACAACGCGATCGCGCGTTATCTGTTCGCTCTCGGCCGTCAGGGTGTCGGGCCTGCCGTATTGGCTCGGGCACACTCCGAGCACGGCTCCCCGCACGTCGGCTCTGCGATGCAGACCGGCAGTGCCGTGCTCATCGTGGGCGTATTCGCGGTCGCCGCCGCCGACCCGGTACTGCAGATGTTCTCGTGGATGTCCGGGGTGGCAACGCTGTCCGTCCTGCTGCTGATGACGCTGACCAGCGTTGCCATCTTCGCCTTCTTCGGACATTCCCGTGTGGACCAACGGTGGTGGCACGCTCGGATCGCCCCGGCACTGGGCACGGCCGGGTTGTTGTTCATGACCCTGCTTGTCCTGGTGAACTTCCCCGTTTTGATCGGCGGATCGGTCACCCTGGCAGTCGCATTCATCAGTGTGATCGCCGCCGCTTTCATCGCGGGCTTCGGGATCGCCCGATACTGGCGTACCCGGAAACCGGACCGGTACTCGCTTCTTCGGACCTGACCACACATCCCGCGACACGCACTCGAGGAGGAGAACAATGATCGACCAAGCCACCATCCCGACGACGGCGAAGCACCCGCTCGACCGTCTGCAGCCGGAAGAAATGCGTACCGCACGCAAGCTCCTGCACGAAGAGGGCGTGACAGGCCCCTCCACCCGGTTTGCCTATGTGGCACTGGACGAGCCCCCGAAGGCAGAGGTGCTGGCTTTCACCGATGGTGATCCGGTGCCGCGGCGAGTCAAGGCGCTGCTGGTGGATGTCGACACGGGCCGCGTGACCGAAACGCTGGTATCGGTGACGGAACTGTCCGTGGAATCGGTGCGCGAGGTCGACGTGGTTGCCGAGGGGCAACCGCCGATTCTGGGTGAGGAGTTCGAGGGCGTCGGAGAGCTCGTTGCCGCCGACGAGCAGTGGAAGGCCGCACTGGCCAGGCGGGGCATCACCGACCCCGCCCAGGTGTGTGCGTGCCCGCTGTCGGCGGGAGTGTTCGACATCCCGGGCGAGGAGGGCAGGCGCATGATGCGCGTTCTCGGCTTCCTCCAGCACCGCCCGGAGGACCATCCGTGGGCGCACCCGATCGACGGACTGGTCGCCTACGTCGACCTGATCGAGCGGAAGGTCGTCGAGGTCATCGACCACTCGCTCGCGCCGATTCCGGCCGAGGAGGGCAACTTCGACGACCCGCGCCAGATCGGCCCGGCCCGCACCGACCTGCGACCGATCGAGATCACACAACCGGAAGGACCGAGTTTCCACGTATCCGGTGACGTGGTGACCTGGCACAACTGGACGTTCCGCGTCGGTTTCGACGCGCGGGAGGGACTGGTGTTGCACCAGATCTCCTACCGGGACGGTGACCGGCAGCGCCCCATCGTCTACCGGGCCTCGGTCGCCGAGATGGTCGTCCCCTACGGGGATCCGAGCCCGGTGCGGTTCTGGCAGAACTATTTCGACGCCGGCGAGTACTTGCTCGGTAAGCAGGCCAACTCGCTGCAACTCGGCTGCGACTGCCTCGGCGAGATCCACTACTTCGACGCGGTCGTCGCCGATGATCACGGTGCGCCCCTCACCATCGACAACGCCATCTGCATGCACGAAGAGGACTACGGGGTGCTGTGGAAGCACACCGACATCTTCACCGGTTCCCGGCAGACGCGGCGCCAACGCCGCCTGGTGATCTCGTTCTTCGTCACCGTCGGCAACTACGACTACGGCTTCTACTGGTACCTCTACCTCGACGGCACGATCGAGCTGGAGTGCAAGGCCACGGGGATCGTGTTCACCTCCGCCCATCCCGGTTCCGGACATCGGTGGGCCAGTGAGGTCGCGCCGGGACTCGGGGCACCGTTTCACCAGCACCTGTTCGGCGCCCGCCTGGACATGATGGTCGACGGAGTCACCAACGCCGTGGACGAGGTCGAGGTCCGACAAGTGCCGGTGGGCGAGGAGAACCCGTACGGCAACGGCTTCACGTATACTGCGATCCGACTGCCCTCGGAGGCTCAGGCGGGACGAGTTGCCGACAACTCCGTGGCGCGGAGCTGGCACGTGACCAATCCGGAAGTCACCAATCGGCTCGGCCGCCCTGTCGGCTACGTGCTGTACCCGGAAGGGCAGCCGACGTTACTGGCCGACGAGGGTTCCTCGGTCGCTCGCAGGGCCGCCTTTGCCACCAAGCACCTGTGGGTTTCCCGGTACCAGGCCGACCAGCGCTGGCCCGCAGGTGAGCACGTGAACCAGAACGCGGGTGGTGCCGGGTTGCCCGAGTACACCGCCGCCGATCGTTCGATCGATGGTGTCGACCTCGTGCTGTGGCACACCTTCGGCATGACGCACTTCCCGCGCACCGAGGACTGGCCGATCATGCCCGTCGACTACTGCGGATTCACCCTCAAGCCCTGTGGATTCTTCGACCACAACCCGACGCTGGATGTGCCTGCCGCCACCGCAAGTCACTGTGCCGATGGCATGGCGCCGGGCGACGGGGACACCGTGGTTGCTTCGTAAGCGGTGCCGTGGCACAACGGCTCAATTGGTAAAATATTTGATTAACTGAAGAGACTGCTGAGGAAGCGCACAGGGCGAGGAGAGGTGTGCGCTTGTTCGTTTCAGCTGCTTCAGCTGCGCCGTTTCGCCCCGGCGTCGCTCGCGCCGAGGGCGAGCTTCTGAAGCAGTCCGATCAGGATGGTGCGCTCGGGTTTGCTGAGGGTGTTCGCCCATGCTTGCTCGCGCTCGTTGTGGGCTCCGAAAGCTTCGGCGATGGCTTCCCTGCCGGGTTCGGTCAGCGTGATGTGGACGGAGCGGCGATCGTGCTCGGCCTGTCGTCGGGAGGCCAGCCCGTCTCGATCGAGGGTGTTGACCAGGGAAGACACCGCGGCGCGGCTCATCCCGGTCAACTCGGCGATCTTCTTGGCTTCCAAGGGGCCGGTCAGCCAGAGCACGAACAGCACGCGGAACCCCGGCCAGGACCATCCGCGCGGGCGATGGACCGACGATTCCAGGTCGTAGACCAGTGAACTCGTCACCCGGTGCAGGGTGAGTACCAGGCGCATCGCCACCGGGTCGATCTCGTCGACTTCCTGGTCGACACGGTCGATGGCGTAGTCGACGAAGGACAGGAAGTCCAGGTTGGCGGCGCGCTCGTCGGCGGGGTCGGTACTCATGGTCTCCAGGTTAAGGCTTGCGGGGTTGGGGGGCCGGTGCGGATTTTTCGTGCTCCCCCCTTCCGTCCGAGTCGAGTTTGCTCTAGTGTTCTCTATCACCATATTAGTAAAAGATTTGATTTAATTTTGAGGAGGGATCGTGTCCGCAAAGCCGTTCGCTTCATCGGGAGACCTCACCGCGAAGGAACAGACACTGGAAGTCCTGGCAGACGGTGTCTACGCGCTGACCGCAGAAGGGGATCCCAACGTCGGTGCGATCGAAGGAGAGGACTTCCTCGTCTGCTTCGAAGCGCTGGCCACACCGGTCGCGGCACGGGAGTGGCTCGCGCGGCTGCGGGAGCACACGGACAAGCCGATCAAGTATCTCGTGCTCAGCCACTACCATGCGGTGCGCGTGTTGGGGGCCAGTGCCTTCGAGGCCGAGGAGATCATCGCGCACGACAACACGCGCGCTCTGGTGGCCGAACGCGGCAAGGAGGACTGGGAAAGCGAGTTCGGCCGGATGCCGCGGCTGTTCACCGAGCCGGACTCGATCCCGGGCCTGACCTGGCCGACGCTGACATTTTCCGACCGGTTGACCATTCCACTCGGCGGCAATCGCGGTGATCTCGAGTTGCTCCACTGCGGGCGCGGGCATACCGAGGGCGACATCGTGGCTTGGCTGCCGCAGCAGAAGATCCTCTTCGCCGGAGACCTGGTGGAGGCCCAGGCCGCGCTGTACACCGGGGACGCCTTCCACCGGGAGTGGTCGTCGTCGACGCTGGACGCCGTGGCCGCGCTGGAGGCCGAAGCACTGATCGGTGGTCGGGGAGCGGTCGCCGGAGGACGTGCCGCGGTCGATGCGGCGATCGGCCAGACCCGCCACTTCCTGGACGTCATGATTCGCGAGGTCGGGGCGGTGCAGCAGCGCGGTGGCACGCTCAAGGAAGCCTTCGACGCCGCACATGCGGCACTGGTCGACCAGTACGGGCAGTGGCCGATTTTCGAGCACTGCCTGCCCTTCGACGTCTCCCGCCTGTGGGACGAGCTCTCCGGCATCGAGCGCCCCGTGATCTGGACCGGCGAGCGCGATCGTGAGGTCTGGGACCGGTTGCAGAGCTGAATCGGGCCGTGCTCGTGCGTTGACGGGAGCTGAAATGAACACACGACAAGCTGCTCCTGAACCGGTGCTGGTGCTGGGTAACGGGCCGGTCGGTCAGACGGCGGCTCTCCTGCTGGCCCGGTGGAACGTTCCGGTGGTGCTGCTGGACCAGCGGCCCGAACGTGACCCCGTGGGATCCAAAGCCATCTGCCAGCAGCGCGATGTGCTGGATATCTGGGAGTCGGTCGGGGCGGGGAACCGGATCGCCGAGGAAGGCGTCACGTGGACCACGGCACGGACGTTCTACCGGAACGAGGAACTGTTCAGCTATTCCTTCGACGATCCGGGGCAGGCGCACTTTCCGCCGTTTGTCAACCTGTCCCAAGCCCGCACCGAACAAGTGCTGGACGAACGCATCGCTGCCGAACCACTGATCGATGTTCGGTGGGACCACGATGTGGTCGGTCTCGAGCAGCATGCCGGGGGAGTGACCCTGACATGCTCGACGTCCGGCGGGCAGGCGGTCGTGGACGGCAGCTGGGTGCTGGCCTGCGCCGGTGCCCGCGGAGACGCCGTGCGCGACATGCTCGGCGTCACCTTCGGCGGGCATTCCTTCGACGACCGGTTCCTGATCTGCGACATCCGCACGGACATGCCGGACTGGGCCGACGAGCGGCGCTTCTATTTCGACCCGTCGTGGAACCCGGGCAGACAGGTGCTCATTCACCCGTGCCCGGATTCGACGTTCCGGATCGACTGGCAGGTGCCGGCTGACTACGACCTCAAGGAGGAATACCTCAACGGGGCCTTGGACGCCCGGATCCGCCGCATCATCGGGGACCGGCCGTACGACATCGTGTGGAAGTCGCTGTACCGATTCCACTCCCGGGTGGTCGACCGGATGCGGGTGGGACGAGTACTGCTTGCCGGGGACTGCGCCCATCTGGTGTCCCCGTTCGGCGCGCGGGGTCTCAACTCGGGTGTTCAGGACGCGGAGAATGCGGCGTGGAAACTCGCATTCGTCCTCCACGGCTGGGCCGACGAGGCGCTGCTGGACAGCTACCACGACGAACGGCATGCGGCAGCACGGGAAAATCTCGAGGTCACCGGCGCGACCATGCGCTTCCTGGTACCGCAGAATGATCGGGATCGCCTGCGGCGAGAAGAGATTCTCGACCGGGCCTGCACGGATTCCGGCGCGTGGCCGGAGGTCGATTCCGGGCGGCTGGCCGAACCCTACTGGTACTCCGGCTCTCCGCTGACCACACTCAGCGACACGCTGCCGAGAGCCGCTCGGCCACCACGGGGCAGTGCGCCACGGCCGGGACCCGGTGTGCTGGTTCCGGATGTGCCGATCGCTGCTTTCGGCAAGGGCTCCACTCGGTTCCGTGAAGTTGCCAGAGGCGGATTCCTGCTGCTGGCGTGCGGAGACATCGACGAGAGGGTGGTGCGCCAGGCCGCCGCGACCGTCACGGCGGCTCCGGTGCGCCTGCTGCATCTGGACCGGGTCGATCGCACCGGAGCTCTGGCCGCAGCCCTGCAGCCGAGCTCGGACGAGTTGTGGATCATCCGCCCCGATGCCCACATCGCAGCGGTGGTGCCGAACCCGGACTACGACACCACCACGAGTGCCCTGTGCCGAGTGACCGGTGAACCGCTCGCTCCGGCACCACGGCGACCGGAAACCGCTCCGGCACCGGACTTCGCAGGAGGATGACGATGGTGCCTGATCACCGGGTGGAAGGGGTACCGCCTGACCTTCCCCCGGTGGACAGGCTCCTTCCCCGGCGGGACGGCCACTAACCGACGGGAATCCTGTCCAGGTCGTTACCGATGAGCACGCGGCCGTCGAATCCACGCTGTGCCTGCTGACGCCATCGTGCATCGGACACCGAGCTCGGTGGAGCCGGTGCGAGATGGCTCAGCACAAGGGTGCCCACTCCTGCTTTCCGGGCGATGGAGCCGACTGTTCCCGCGGGAGTGTGCGACTGTGTGAGGTGGCTGATTTTGTGCTCCGGCGTGCCGTTCTCCTTGTACCAGTCGATATCCAGGGCCTCGTGTACGAGGACATCGGCGCCGGTGGCGAGCTCGACGACATTGTCGCTGGCTGCTGTGTCACCGGAGAACACGATCGAACCGCGGTCGGTGTCGAACCGGAAGGCGAACGAGGGAAACACCGGGCCGTGCGGCACCAGGACTGCCGACACGGAAACACGGTCGTCTTCGGTCACGGTGAAGGGTTTCATGGTGGGAGCGGGCCGGTGGATCGGGTCGGCGCCCACCGGTGGCAGGGAGATCTCGTGCAGGTCGATGAGACTTCGGATGTCTGTGATGCCGGTGTCCCGCAGGAAGACGTTGCTGCTGTAGGCGAATGCATGATGAGAATGCTCGGTGAGTTCGGCGAGTCCGGGCGTGGGATCTTCCGGTGCGATCGTCGGTGCCTGCTCGGCCGTGCCCGACCGGGACAGGCGCCCTGCGGGGCCGGGGCCGAAGACACTGACGGGGGAGAGAATCCCGTCTCCTTCTGCCGCGTCGTTCGGGCCGAACCCGGCGAGCAGGAAGAAGTTGTAGTAATCGCACACGTGGTCGGCGTGCAGGTGCGTCAGAAAGATCGACCGCAGGTCACGGAATTCAAGCTCTGCGTTCTTGTACTGCGTGGCCGAACTCCGCCCGCAGTCGATCACATATGTCTGTCCGTGCACGCTGAGCACGCTCGAGATCCCGGTGCGCCCGGGATGGATCGGGGGACCCGCGGCGGTTCCCAGCAGGGTCAACTCCACGCCGTTGCGGGACTGTCCGATACTGCCGGAGAGCGAGGTAGCACCGCCGGCACAGCCTGCCCCGAGCAACGAGGCTCCGCCCATCGCGGTGGCCGCCAGCGACCGGCGCAGCATGGCTCTGCGTGGCATATTCGTGTTGACGACCGAATTGTCCATGATTCGCCGACTCCCATTCTGGTGACGGGTTTTCAAGGCACGCGACAGCGTGCTGGTCTTGCTGAAAAAAGAAAGAAAAGCAGTGCAGCCGGGGAAATGAGCGAAAAAAGGTTCTCGGAAAAGTGTTTCTTCGGCTGGTTTTCGGGATTCGCTCGGGGATCGGGCTTCCCCGAGCGAACCGCGTTGCTTCAGGGATGCAGGATCGCCGTGAGTGCTCGATGCAACTCGTCGTGTGCTGCTTGCTGCGTGTCCGGCGCGGAGATTCGCCGCCAGGCGATGTAGCCGTCGGGGCGCACCAGCAGACAGCCGGGCTCATCGATCTCGCAGACACGACGCCAGTCGCCGTAGGCGTCCCGCGCCTGCCGAGTGCCGATCCGCACCAGTCGCAGCGGCAGGCCCAGCCGATCGCGGCAGTGCTCCACCGCCGAGGACCACGCGGTACCGGACAGGCCCGTCATCACGCTGAACTCCCCTTGGCCGACCAGATCCAGCGTGGAAACTCGCCTGCCGTGCTCCTCGACCAGCCACACGTGCGGCAACTTGGCCCCTGGCCGGGTCGTGGGCTGGTGATGCAGCTCGGGATCCCGCAGCCAGGATTCCTCGCTGCCGTCGTCGAGCACGGCCGTGGAACGGTAGCGCTGGTTGAACTCGACCCCGTGGGCGTTGAACTCGTAGTTCTTCAGCTCGATGGCCTCGGTCAGGGCGAGGCGGCGTTTCTCGCCGTCGGTGCTTTCCTCCCGGCAGGCCGCCAACCCCTGGGTGATGCCCTCGTCGTCGCTGCCTCCGGCGATGCCCAGTGCCTCGAAGATCGGCCCGAACTGATCCCGACTGAGGTTGGCGCGCTCCACGATCTGCCGCCCCACCGGCGCCCGCTCACTGCTGTAGGTCTCCAGCAGCTCCGGGCCCGCCTGGCCGCGCAGGACCATCGCCAGTTTCCAGGCCAGGTTGAACGAGTCCTGCACGGAAGTATTCGAGCCCAGCCCGTTCGATGGGGGATGGCGGTGCACGGCGTCACCGGCGCAGAACACACGGCCCGAGGAGTACC
This Haloactinomyces albus DNA region includes the following protein-coding sequences:
- a CDS encoding APC family permease gives rise to the protein MTGASDASLAEADRTASGSEGLRGAIRAPGIVFLVIAASAPLTAVAGALPVAIGSGNGPGIPAAYLVATAVLLVFSVGFTGMSRYVVSAGAFYAYIGKGLGPSAGLGAAGVALLAYSAIQAAIYGLVGATLADAVAAYGGPALPWWLYSGVLVAAVGVLGYRSIELGAKVLGVMLVLETAIIAVLDAAVLIQGGAQGISVVSFTLEAFFTGAPGIGLMFAVASFIGFEATAIYGEEARDPKRTVPIATYAAVVLIGGLYTVSSWAVVLAFGPGQVAAAATADPSGLVLTATGTYLGPLAVDLMQLLLITSLFAALLAFHNAIARYLFALGRQGVGPAVLARAHSEHGSPHVGSAMQTGSAVLIVGVFAVAAADPVLQMFSWMSGVATLSVLLLMTLTSVAIFAFFGHSRVDQRWWHARIAPALGTAGLLFMTLLVLVNFPVLIGGSVTLAVAFISVIAAAFIAGFGIARYWRTRKPDRYSLLRT
- a CDS encoding primary-amine oxidase, whose translation is MIDQATIPTTAKHPLDRLQPEEMRTARKLLHEEGVTGPSTRFAYVALDEPPKAEVLAFTDGDPVPRRVKALLVDVDTGRVTETLVSVTELSVESVREVDVVAEGQPPILGEEFEGVGELVAADEQWKAALARRGITDPAQVCACPLSAGVFDIPGEEGRRMMRVLGFLQHRPEDHPWAHPIDGLVAYVDLIERKVVEVIDHSLAPIPAEEGNFDDPRQIGPARTDLRPIEITQPEGPSFHVSGDVVTWHNWTFRVGFDAREGLVLHQISYRDGDRQRPIVYRASVAEMVVPYGDPSPVRFWQNYFDAGEYLLGKQANSLQLGCDCLGEIHYFDAVVADDHGAPLTIDNAICMHEEDYGVLWKHTDIFTGSRQTRRQRRLVISFFVTVGNYDYGFYWYLYLDGTIELECKATGIVFTSAHPGSGHRWASEVAPGLGAPFHQHLFGARLDMMVDGVTNAVDEVEVRQVPVGEENPYGNGFTYTAIRLPSEAQAGRVADNSVARSWHVTNPEVTNRLGRPVGYVLYPEGQPTLLADEGSSVARRAAFATKHLWVSRYQADQRWPAGEHVNQNAGGAGLPEYTAADRSIDGVDLVLWHTFGMTHFPRTEDWPIMPVDYCGFTLKPCGFFDHNPTLDVPAATASHCADGMAPGDGDTVVAS
- a CDS encoding MarR family winged helix-turn-helix transcriptional regulator encodes the protein MSTDPADERAANLDFLSFVDYAIDRVDQEVDEIDPVAMRLVLTLHRVTSSLVYDLESSVHRPRGWSWPGFRVLFVLWLTGPLEAKKIAELTGMSRAAVSSLVNTLDRDGLASRRQAEHDRRSVHITLTEPGREAIAEAFGAHNEREQAWANTLSKPERTILIGLLQKLALGASDAGAKRRS
- a CDS encoding MBL fold metallo-hydrolase; this encodes MSAKPFASSGDLTAKEQTLEVLADGVYALTAEGDPNVGAIEGEDFLVCFEALATPVAAREWLARLREHTDKPIKYLVLSHYHAVRVLGASAFEAEEIIAHDNTRALVAERGKEDWESEFGRMPRLFTEPDSIPGLTWPTLTFSDRLTIPLGGNRGDLELLHCGRGHTEGDIVAWLPQQKILFAGDLVEAQAALYTGDAFHREWSSSTLDAVAALEAEALIGGRGAVAGGRAAVDAAIGQTRHFLDVMIREVGAVQQRGGTLKEAFDAAHAALVDQYGQWPIFEHCLPFDVSRLWDELSGIERPVIWTGERDREVWDRLQS
- a CDS encoding FAD-dependent monooxygenase; the protein is MNTRQAAPEPVLVLGNGPVGQTAALLLARWNVPVVLLDQRPERDPVGSKAICQQRDVLDIWESVGAGNRIAEEGVTWTTARTFYRNEELFSYSFDDPGQAHFPPFVNLSQARTEQVLDERIAAEPLIDVRWDHDVVGLEQHAGGVTLTCSTSGGQAVVDGSWVLACAGARGDAVRDMLGVTFGGHSFDDRFLICDIRTDMPDWADERRFYFDPSWNPGRQVLIHPCPDSTFRIDWQVPADYDLKEEYLNGALDARIRRIIGDRPYDIVWKSLYRFHSRVVDRMRVGRVLLAGDCAHLVSPFGARGLNSGVQDAENAAWKLAFVLHGWADEALLDSYHDERHAAARENLEVTGATMRFLVPQNDRDRLRREEILDRACTDSGAWPEVDSGRLAEPYWYSGSPLTTLSDTLPRAARPPRGSAPRPGPGVLVPDVPIAAFGKGSTRFREVARGGFLLLACGDIDERVVRQAAATVTAAPVRLLHLDRVDRTGALAAALQPSSDELWIIRPDAHIAAVVPNPDYDTTTSALCRVTGEPLAPAPRRPETAPAPDFAGG
- a CDS encoding MBL fold metallo-hydrolase, with amino-acid sequence MDNSVVNTNMPRRAMLRRSLAATAMGGASLLGAGCAGGATSLSGSIGQSRNGVELTLLGTAAGPPIHPGRTGISSVLSVHGQTYVIDCGRSSATQYKNAELEFRDLRSIFLTHLHADHVCDYYNFFLLAGFGPNDAAEGDGILSPVSVFGPGPAGRLSRSGTAEQAPTIAPEDPTPGLAELTEHSHHAFAYSSNVFLRDTGITDIRSLIDLHEISLPPVGADPIHRPAPTMKPFTVTEDDRVSVSAVLVPHGPVFPSFAFRFDTDRGSIVFSGDTAASDNVVELATGADVLVHEALDIDWYKENGTPEHKISHLTQSHTPAGTVGSIARKAGVGTLVLSHLAPAPPSSVSDARWRQQAQRGFDGRVLIGNDLDRIPVG